GCAGCGGGATCGACTGTCTGCCAGGCCTCCAGGAACAGCAGGTTCTCCTCATGAACGCAGACCCTGCTTGGGTGGGTCTCAAAACCACAAATCAGCAAGGATTGAAGAGCAGGTCAGTCTGAACCAAAATTTCAAGCGTTGGCTTAATTGAACAGGGGCGGGGAGCGGCAGTAGCCGGCAATTACAGGGACACGCCGAGCATCATCCACATGATCGAGTGGCGACCGAGACTGGGGGCTGCCGGTGGAAGGTGGCGCTGCAGGTCGAGCGGGGCGGTGCTCCGGTGGCGATGACGGCGGGGCCCGGTCGGATCCGGGCGGATCTGGCCACGGAGGATCCATTTCCGGCGGATTTGGTGTGGAGGCGGCCGGATCCAGCGAGATTGAGGTCCAACGGCGCCATGGAGGTCATGTCCAGCGAGAAAGAGGAAGAGAGGTGAGAGGAGatcgagaaggaggagaagggagaggggcgAGGTGGCGGAGCGACCGGAGATCCTTAGCGGGGaaggtcgccggcggcggggcgtgGCGGAGGTGTGGGGTCGCCGGCGAGGCGGCTTGCGGGCGCGAGGGGAGCTCCGCAGGAGGGAGCTGCGGGCGACGGCGCGGTCCGGTTCGGGCCCGGGATTAGAGGGGTTTCTTTGTAAAATTGAAACGTTATCCACACTTTAAGTAGGACTGCGGGTTAATTTCTCAGAAACATggggacttttttgcaaaacagCCGACGcgctggtttattagtaggtaaagataaagataaagatataaTAATATCTTAgattatacaaaaaatatacaatgtgtatgaaaaaagtagacatgaAAACCAGAACCACAGCGCTGGGAGCCTCCTGACGAGGGATGGGTTAAAGTAAACTCAGATGGTGCAGTGTCAAAATTTGGAgcgaaaggaggaggaggaggagcagttcTTAGAGATCACAATGGTGCCTTTCTGGCAGCTACCTGTCATCATTTTCCAAACATTATGGATCCAGAAGCTACTGAGGTCTTAGGGTGTCGACGTGCTTTGCAGGTAGCAGCAGACATTAACGCAACAAGAGTTCATCTGGAGTTGGATGCTCAAGCTGTGGTGAATATGCTGAAACATTCAGCGAGGAATCTGTCGGCTAACGGCCCTTGGATTGAGGAGGTGAAAGCTCTTCTTGGGTCCTTCGTCGAGTACAAGATTTCTTGGGTTCGGCGTTCTGCTAATATTGCCGCGCATAAATTAGCTAAAGTAGGTGTTGGTGATGAATTTGTGTAAGGTGTGGTTGGGGGTCCCCCCAGACTTTGTTATTTCTGTAATCGCAAATGACATTCCGGGGTTTGAGTTTTAAATAAATGCGGCAATATTTACCCTAAAAAAAGAAAACATATATTTGTCACAAAATGTTATTCAAGTATTTTAAGTTTTATAAATGAGTACAATTTTTTTCCTGCTATATACGAAAAATGTACAATGGGTATGGAAAATatagacatgtgttgaaaaaactcctgaagaaaaccaaagaaagaaataatggaaaccaaaaaaaataaaggaacaggaaaaagggaaaagggaaaaaaataaaaccgaggTAAAATAAAAAAAAGACCATTCGGAACAAACCAAACAGAAAGAAATCTCCCTATTATACAGGGTCAGCCCATGACCCCGGGCGAAAGGGGCGGCCCCCTCCAATTAGTCACTCCCCCGAGGAGATTTGTTTCTTTGAGTTTGTACACAAAGGAGAAAAAAGGCCAACAAGGGCCAGCAGATTAGAGGTCTAGAGGCGGCGCAAGGTAGCATCCTGCTGTGGTCAGCACGTCCAGCACGCGGCCAAGTTGATCTCGATCATGCTGCCTAGAGAGCAGGTGTCAATGCTATAAAAAGGCAAAGAATTTGAGTAGAGTGAGTGGCCCACCGCAAGAAGACCCACTCAATAACCATCTTGCTACGTGTCGTCCAAAGGGTCCATGTTATCGTCGTGACACTAGATAAAAGAGGTGTGTCTCTTCCTACCAGTCTAGTTGGGACGAGTTTGGAGCAACTCGGCCAGGTCTAGAGCCTTGCATGCTGACCCCATAGTCTCATGGAAAAACTACCAAAGAAAATGGGCAGCGGGGCAGGTAAAGTAGATGTGGATCTTATTCTCCAGGACACCGCAAAGAGTGAACGAGCCATCGCCAGGCCCATGCCGCCTAATCACCTCCATCCCTGATGGGAGGTGACCATGCAAGAGCTGCCCCACAAATATCTTGATCTATAAGGAAAGGGAACTTTTCACACCGGTGTGGTCCATGCCAGAATCGGCGCCCGAGATAATGCATGATATGTCGACCCAATGTAAAAGAGCCCCAAAGGGGTAAAGCGCCAAGATATAGCATCCAAATAGTATAGAAGCATTGTCagggggaccaccggaagggtggTCTAAGCTATGGTTTCCTCGCCCCCAAATGTCCGTGGGAACAAGGCATTCCATTTCCCATCGTGGGCAGCCGAGGAAACCAACAACTACGGATACAATTAGAAAGCCAAGAAGTCTGAAAACTCAGCACAAAAGGGAGACCCGTCCAACTATGGATCTAGCCAAAAGAGAATCCCTCGCCATTGCCCGTGGACACCGAAAACCCAAGTCAAATCTCCTGCTTGATGGACCAAATAGCTAGACTTCTAGAAATGGGATCCATCCATATGGTCACAtgcgagaagagggcggccatgcAGGTACTTCGCTTTAACAAGTTGTAGCCACAAGCTCCCATCCTCCCTAAGAATTCTGCAAACTCATCTGAGCATAAGGGCCATGTTCATGCGGTGAGACACAAGGATACCttgaccatgtggtacttctgtCGTCCGTACGCCGCCTACCAAAAGAACCACGAAAGGTCCTTGTCAAAGGAGCTAACTATGTATCCCTTCCGGCAGAATATGCAACCCCGTGATATACATGGGAAGGCTAAAGAGACAGAAGTAGATAAGCACAAATTTACTCCTTTTCAAAGTGAACCTCTCGCACCACGGTTTGTATAGAGATGAGACCCATCCCGTAAGCAGGTCAAAATCCCGAACAAGGATCCTCGAGTCAGAGAGGGGCATCCCCAAGTAAGCAACGGGGGAGGAGGGCAACCTACAGTTAACATTATACACAATTCGCTGCCGATCATCCTTCAATATCCCAGGACCACAACCTCACTCTTATCGAAGTGAATCTAAGGTTGGATATGGACTCAAAGCAGTGGTAGAGGAACTTGAGTGTGACGATATCCAGCTGTAACCCCTCCATCATGATGATGGTATCATTCACATATTGGAGGTGCGTGACACAACCTCCCGAAATAATATACCCAACTACATGAGATGCGGCCGACCATCCGAGCCTTATCCAGGATAGCTGCAAGGGCGTCGACCGCAAGGGTAAAGAGTAAGGGTGAAATGGGATCCCCTGCCTCACCCAATGAGAAGACCTAAACTAGGGGCCCACCTCCCCATTAATGTTAATGCAGTGCTACCACTCCTAATCAAGTCGATGGCTAGATAGTGAGCTAGACACCGGAATATCAAGATGGATTGAGGAATTAACATATCATTCAATACCCGAAGCAAATTTCATTGTTTTTTTGCTCCCTAGTTAAAAAATCATGCAAGTTGAGTTATACTACTACCTCCGTTTGTCTATAGAAAATAGTCACTTGTTTGTGTATATTTCCGTGGGATAATCATTGTGAAGTCAAAGACAACACATTCCTttttgaagaacaaaaacaaattgCATGTTATATTGCAATGCTGGCCTTCATGAAATTGCTTTTGTGAAATACCGTGTTATGTGCCACTGGCCCCTCCCCGCTCTTATAATTCATGGATCCAGCCCTCTTGATTACAATGTAACACATAACAACAAGCCAACACGTGTGGGTGGGGATGCAGCAACATACATAGAGAAAGATAGTGCGGATAGTGGGTGCTGCGAGCATGCCAATGGGGCGTGCAGATTAGGTCATGGTGGCGGCAGCGTTCATGGACGAAACAAAGGCAGTGTGCTTTTCATACGAACTAGTGGTTACGAAAACTAAGAAATAATTATCCGCGGATTCTTTTAGTTGGAGCATCTCCAACAAGAGCCCCCATTATAAATCCCCTAAAGACTAAATGAGGATTGCCTTTTCATCCCTCCGATATTGCACTtaactccaacaacaacaacaatggtcATCTTGCCTTCCCCTTCCCCCATCACTCAAAAGCTAAGCGTAAAACCTACCTCATGTGTTGTTACTCGATAACGCATCATGTTCTCCTCAGCAAGTTGTCGATCAAAATACTTTATATTTTACACCTTCTACAAAACTAGAGGACCTAGCAATCTGAAATCTTGAGTACACAACCTCACCAATTAAGTTGGTGCACATGGTAACAAATTTCAAAAATTTGTGTTCCATGTTGTTGGCATCCTATTAGAATGGATAGGGGGCACGTTCCGAACATTGATGTCGAGTTGCAACATCCGGTATTCGATGTCGAGTTCTCTTAGAATCTTCATCATCTCCTGGAGAATCAGCTCCCTCCTCTCAAATCTCATCCCTATGTCCTGGAAGTTGATGGTGTGGCGGCACCATATGGTTATCTTGAGTCGGTTTGTATCATCAATGTCGCGGAGCACGATCATGGAGCCAGGGTACCAATGTTCTTTCTTGTTGTCGAGATAACTGAAATTCGAAACAAAGTAAAAGGGAAACTCAAGAAAGTTAAAGTAGAACCAAAATATATATAAGTGGCGTAATTAGCCAATTgctcaaacagtgcagaaaaggagtGAGGCAAGTGCAATGGCACGTACTGCATCAGCCTTTCCTTCATGAGGGCCAGCTTCTCCGCCGGCGTAGCGACGTTAACGGAGAAGTCAACTGCGTCTCCCATGTCAGGACTCCGGTAGTAGTTCATGATGGGCAAGACGGCGAGCTGGCTGTTGGGATAGTAGATCTTGAGGTTGTCGTGTCGGAGGAAGATCGTCGTCAGGATGTTCATCTCCTCGACGACCACCTGAAAGATCCGTTCATCCACGTCGATCAGTTATCCCGAACAATCTCGTGTGTCAACTCAGTGAAGCAGCAGAGGCGGGGAGAATCTCTGAGCGACCTGCATGCCGTCGACCTCGCAGCGATCGCCGACGTCGAAAGGGTGCACGATGAACAGGAAGACGATGGCCTCGAAGACGGTCTTGAGGGTGTTGCCGAACATGAAGACCGCGAGGACGAGCTGCGAGCTGAGGAGGACGAAGAGGCGCGTGGTGGCGATCCCCAGGATGAGGAGCCACAGCGCGAGCACGATGAGCGCCACCAGCACGTTGGCCATCTGGTGGAGCTTGTTCACCGCCGTCTTGGTGTCGTTGAGCGTCAGGGCCAGGGCCTTGCGCTCCCTGAACGCGTTCACCTGCAATCACAAGTTTAGAACCCACACCACATGGAGTATGTTGATAACGGACTGTCGATGCAGAGCTTCACGTACCACCCAGTTCTTGAGCGCTCGCTTGCTGACCCTGTTGTTCTCCTTGGCTCCTTCGAAGAGATCCATGGCTTTCACAGCCTCCTCCTCCCTCATGAACCGCATCAGATCCGACAAGTATATGTGCCTGCATGCAACATCGTTCAccatcaagaatttgatgagcatTTTTCAACAGCAACACCAATGTCTGGGAGTAGTTACTTGGATCCAGGTTTGGCGACGTTGTGGAAGATCCTCTTGGCAGCAACCTTGGCCTCGTGCTCGCTGTGTATCTGCGTCGCCATCTCGTCCCCCAGGTCGGACGCATGCTTGATCTGCTCGTCCATGGTCGTCAGCGCTCCGTACCGAATGATCCTCATCAGCCTCTTCATGCTCCACGCGGAGACGTTCTTCTGGTTCATCTTTTGGAGCTGGTCGATCGAGATCCCGTCGTCCGACTTCTGCTTCTGCAGCTGCTTGCTTAGGCGCCCGCTCTTGGGCACCGCAGCGGCGGACTCCCTCGGCGTGGTCGCCCCCGCGCTCTGCAGCCGCTGCACGTCATCCACCAGCGGCGGGCCGGACAGCGTCTCGATGACGTACTGGTTGAAGAGCGCGTCCTGGATCCTGTCGAAGTAGGTGGAGACGTGGAAGGAGGAGGCCAGCACCTTGACCAGCAGCGTCTTGACGAGCCGGATCACGGTGGCCACCAGGAGGCACAGCAGCACCTTGGTCACGTAGTGCAGCACCACCGTCTGCGTCTCCAGCCGGTCACCGTTGTCGAAGAGAAGGTGCCAGGAGATGAGCGCGGCGCCGAGCCAGAGCACGGTGCGCACGGCGCGGCGCACGCCGTACACGAAGTAGAGCACCTTCTTGCGGAGCATGAAGTTGCGCTCCACGAAGAAGACGGTGATGCGGAGGACCCAGCCGGAGACGAGGCGGCCGCAGATGAGCACGAACACCAGCACCTCCCACTTCCAGAGTGGGAGCCCCGAGAACTCCTTCCCTTGCAGGCTTCGTATCTTGAAACTGCACACCAGCGTGGCCACGATGATCACCAGGCCGGTCCATTCCAGGATGATGAGGCAGTCCGTCCTCTCGCGCTTGAAGTCGGCGGCGGTCACGCCCTCGTCGATGAACGGGTCGTCTTCCTCGTCGTCGAGCGCGCCGCCTGACTTGCCGATCAGACCCGACTTTCCGATGAGACCCGACCGGTAATGCCCGGATTTGGGCCGCCCCTTCATGACGAACGACTTGCGGTCGTTGCGCTCCCCGTCGGCACCGGGGAGGACATTGGACGGCGGCGGGGGGTCCATCAGCCGGGAGCGCGTCCTGCTGCGCGACAACAGGTCGTTCCCGGCCGATGTCGACGTGCAACGTACCACCTCGGCGGTGTCGACCCTTGCGTTCGCATCCTGGTTTTGATTGTTGTCGGCGGTGGcgtccgaggaggaggccgacgacgacgattgGCCGAGACGCTTCTGGGCATCTTGGAACGAGACGCGGAGCTCCCGGG
The window above is part of the Triticum aestivum cultivar Chinese Spring chromosome 2A, IWGSC CS RefSeq v2.1, whole genome shotgun sequence genome. Proteins encoded here:
- the LOC123185846 gene encoding mechanosensitive ion channel protein 5, with the protein product MDHQQKAGVQSAGSNKSSQSGSFDFEQDQNRDTDRREVVVKIDADPSTSHAAEGTGGSGSGSGETFSFQNRQPQSSASPALGVRAECSQDPADRLIGNFLRKQAAAGGELLLDPDLEIEESQENHETWRPPRPPTSVTNSRELRVSFQDAQKRLGQSSSSASSSDATADNNQNQDANARVDTAEVVRCTSTSAGNDLLSRSRTRSRLMDPPPPSNVLPGADGERNDRKSFVMKGRPKSGHYRSGLIGKSGLIGKSGGALDDEEDDPFIDEGVTAADFKRERTDCLIILEWTGLVIIVATLVCSFKIRSLQGKEFSGLPLWKWEVLVFVLICGRLVSGWVLRITVFFVERNFMLRKKVLYFVYGVRRAVRTVLWLGAALISWHLLFDNGDRLETQTVVLHYVTKVLLCLLVATVIRLVKTLLVKVLASSFHVSTYFDRIQDALFNQYVIETLSGPPLVDDVQRLQSAGATTPRESAAAVPKSGRLSKQLQKQKSDDGISIDQLQKMNQKNVSAWSMKRLMRIIRYGALTTMDEQIKHASDLGDEMATQIHSEHEAKVAAKRIFHNVAKPGSKHIYLSDLMRFMREEEAVKAMDLFEGAKENNRVSKRALKNWVVNAFRERKALALTLNDTKTAVNKLHQMANVLVALIVLALWLLILGIATTRLFVLLSSQLVLAVFMFGNTLKTVFEAIVFLFIVHPFDVGDRCEVDGMQVVVEEMNILTTIFLRHDNLKIYYPNSQLAVLPIMNYYRSPDMGDAVDFSVNVATPAEKLALMKERLMHYLDNKKEHWYPGSMIVLRDIDDTNRLKITIWCRHTINFQDIGMRFERRELILQEMMKILRELDIEYRMLQLDINVRNVPPIHSNRMPTTWNTNF